The proteins below come from a single Miscanthus floridulus cultivar M001 chromosome 1, ASM1932011v1, whole genome shotgun sequence genomic window:
- the LOC136453895 gene encoding uncharacterized protein translates to MDDGNSGQWRYFFESALGKFGLEDHVRTTTPNDVCDREWRRIDSCVVNWILATVSKGVYDVVRRDNHDAFSLWHAVEALFHDNELQRVVFLETELRSLQQGDMSMNDYCTKLKRIVSQLRDIGHTISEPSQVLNLLRGLNPRYRYVKPVITSKFPPHTFQSARSFLILEELSFQHDSNTEAGQALTTAHGDHSGGSNSSASSGAKDGSSALSAPRSNNGRSGNGNNGGNGRSNNRSVRRRGRGNGGGGSGSSQNSANTSTNQSAPWAAGYNPWQGMVQAWPMPFCALGAGVLGPRPLFQPQQAMAAAAHPSNVFDNSALYAALNASGVPHHPPSAADWYFDTRDTSHMSSSPGSSYQGGDAPM, encoded by the exons ATGGACGACGGCAACTCCGGCCAGTGGCGCTATTTCTTCGAGTCCGCCCTTGGCAAGTTCGGGCTGGAGGATCACGTCCGCACCACTACGCCGAACGACGTCTGCGATCGCGAGTGGCGCCGGATCGATTCTTGCGTCGTCAACTGGATCCTCGCGACGGTCTCCAAGGGCGTCTACGACGTCGTGCGCCGTGACAACCACGACGCGTTCTCCCTCTGGCACGCCGTCGAGGCGCTCTTCCACGACAATGAACTGCAACGTGTCGTCTTCCTCGAAACCGAACTGCGCTCTCTCCAACAAGGCGACATGTCGATGAACGACTACTGCACCAAGTTGAAGCGCATCGTCAGCCAGCTGCGTGACATCGGCCACACCATCTCCGAGCCGAGCCAGGTGCTGAACCTCCTCCGCGGCCTCAATCCTCGGTACCGCTACGTCAAGCCGGTGATCACCTCCAAGTTCCCGCCGCACACCTTCCAAAGCGCCCGCTCTTTCCTCATCCTCGAGGAGCTCAGCTTCCAGCACGACTCCAACACTGAGGCTGGACAGGCTCTCACTACTGCCCATGGTGACCACAGCGGCGGCTCCAACAGCTCGGCTTCCTCCGGCGCCAAGGACGGCTCCTCCGCTCTCTCCGCGCCGCGATCCAACAACGGCCGATCCGGCAACGGCAACAACGGCGGCAACGGGCGCTCCAACAACCGGTCTGTTCGGCGTCGCGGCCGTGgcaacggcggtggcggcagtggcTCGTCCCAGAACAGCGCCAACACCTCCACCAACCAGTCCGCGCCATGGGCCGCGGGCTACAACCCATGGCAGGGCATGGTGCAGGCTTGGCCCATGCCCTTCTGTGCCCTCGGCGCCGGTGTTTTGGGCCCCCGCCCACTGTTCCAGCCACAACAGGCGATGGCGGCCGCTGCCCACCCCTCCAACGTCTTTGACAACAGTGCCCTCTACGCGGCGCTGAACGCATCTGGCGTTCCTCACCATCCACCCAGCGCCGCTGACTGGTACTTCGACACTAGAGACACTTCGCACATGTCATCCTCTCCCG GATCTTCCTACCAAGGTGGAGATGCTCCGATGTGA
- the LOC136477306 gene encoding cytochrome c biogenesis protein CCS1, chloroplastic-like: MPSPTSYLLLNPSKPSSFRRLSAPAPHRHARRFHVSCDAPRGSGRSGGGRREAIPAGASKAKKQIVFFDAAPPVSQEGGAAVEKAGGEKPTTKVGSGNAALALVRRATKRTLAVLSNLPLAISEMFAIAALMALGTVIDQGEAPSYYFEKFPEDNPVFGFITWRWILTPGFDHMFSSPVFLGLLALLATSLMACTYTTQLPMVKVARRWSFTHSGERIRKQEFADSLPRASIQDLGVILMGAGYEVFTKGPSLYAFKGLAGRYAPIGVHLAMLFIMAGATLSATGSFKGSVDVPQGLNFVIGDVMKPRGVLSVAPDVFNTEVHVNRFYMEYYDSGEVSQFYSDLSLFNLDGKEVMRKTIKVNDPLRYGGITIYQTDWGFSALQVKKNGEGPFNLAMAPLKLNGDKKLFGTFLPLEDVDSSNPNVKGISMLARDLQSIVLYDQEGKFVGVRRPSSKLPIEINGNEILIEDAIGSTGLDLKTDPGVPIVYAGFGALMLTTCISYLSHSQIWALQDGSTVVVGGKTNRAKLEFSEEMNRLLDKVPELISADENVLDTKSTAT; the protein is encoded by the exons ATGCCGTCCCCGACGTCCTACCTCCTCCTGAACCCCTCCAAACCCTCCTCCTTCCGCCGACTCTCGGCCCCGGCCCCGCACCGCCACGCCCGCCGGTTCCATGTCTCCTGCGACGCGCCGCGGGGCAGCGGCAGGAGTGGCGGCGGGAGGCGCGAGGCCATCCCCGCTGGTGCCAGCAAGGCCAAGAAGCAGATCGTCTTCTTCGACGCCGCCCCTCCGGTGTCGCAGGAAGGCGGGGCCGCCGTGGAGAAGGCGGGGGGTGAGAAGCCGACGACCAAGGTGGGCAGCGGCAACGCGGCGCTGGCGTTGGTGAGGAGGGCGACCAAGAGGACGCTCGCGGTGCTGTCCAACCTCCCGCTCGCCATCTCCGAGATGTTTGCCATTGCCGCCCTCATGGCTCTAG GAACGGTCATTGACCAGGGAGAGGCGCCGAGCTACTACTTCGAGAAGTTCCCCGAGGACAACCCTGTCTTCGGCTTCATCACGTGGAGGTGGATCCTCACCCCCGGGTTCGACCACATGTTCTCCTCGCCGGTCTTCCTCGGCCTCCTCGCGCTCCTCGCGACGTCCCTCATGGCGTGCACCTACACGACCCAGCTCCCCATGGTCAAGGTCGCAAGAAG ATGGTCGTTCACACATTCCGGAGAAAGAATACGGAAGCAGGAATTTGCAGACTCTCTTCCTCGAGCATCCATTCAGGATTTGGGAGTCATCTTGATGGGTGCTGGATATGAG GTATTCACCAAGGGGCCATCTTTGTATGCTTTCAAAGGGCTGGCTGGTCGGTATGCGCCTATCGGCGTGCACTTGGCGATGCTCTTCATCATGGCTGGCGCCACGCTAAGTGCGACAGGAAGCTTCAAAGGCTCCGTGGATGTGCCTCAAGGGCTGAACTTTGTTATAGGAGATGTGATGAAACCTAGAGGGGTCCTCTCTGTTGCACCGGATGTTTTCAATACTGAAGTCCATGTCAACCGGTTCTACATGGAGTACTATGACAGTGGAGAG GTCTCACAATTTTACAGTGATCTCTCTCTATTCAACCTTGATGGTAAAGAAGTGATGAGAAAGACTATCAAAGTAAACGATCCCCTGAGATATGGAGGGATCACCATCTACCAGACAGATTGGGGATTTTCAGCATTGCAAGTGAAGAAAAATGGTGAAGGCCCTTTCAATTTGGCAATGGCCCCCTTGAAATTGAATGGGGATAAGAAACTCTTTGGGACATTCTTGCCACTTGAAGATGTGGACTCGTCGAATCCAAATGTCAAAGGAAT ATCAATGCTTGCTCGAGATTTGCAGTCTATCGTGTTGTATGATCAAGAGGGTAAGTTTGTAGGGGTCCGTCGGCCAAGCTCGAAACTGCCTATTGAGATCAATGGCAATGAAATACTCATTGAAGATGCTATTGGCAGTACTGGACTGGATCTTAAG ACTGACCCAGGAGTTCCTATTGTTTACGCTGGTTTTGGTGCGCTTATGTTAACGACCTGCATTAGCTATCTTTCACATTCTCAG ATATGGGCATTGCAAGATGGAAGTACAGTAGTCGTTGGAGGGAAGACAAATCGAGCCAAACTTGAATTTTCTGAAGAGATGAACCGGCTACTTGATAAAGTACCAGAGCTGATCAGTGCCGATGAGAATGTACTAGATACCAAATCGACTGCCACATGA
- the LOC136477320 gene encoding probable calcium-binding protein CML41, which yields MAKRTSSKRSFRLPFMCGQSDVASPRGAAVTRLSSSSFGRGSRSGSSSSSSSRHGELQRIFQHFDRDNDGKISGAELRAFFVSMGDDMPSSYGDGGYMLDFAGFVALMEREGGQEEDLRRAFEVFNAVESAGRITARGLQRVLAQLGDKRSVADCEAMIRAYDVDGDGGLDFHEFQRMMS from the coding sequence ATGGCGAAGCGCACGTCGAGCAAACGGAGCTTCAGGTTGCCGTTCATGTGCGGGCAGTCGGACGTGGCCAGCCCGAGGGGCGCGGCTGTCACGaggctgtcgtcgtcgtcgttcggCAGGGGGTCCAGGTCCGGGTCTAGCTCCAGCTCCAGCAGCAGGCACGGCGAGCTGCAGCGGATCTTCCAGCACTTCGACCGGGACAATGACGGCAAGATCTCCGGCGCCGAGCTGCGCGCCTTCTTCGTGTCCATGGGCGACGACATGCCGTCGTCGTACGGCGACGGTGGCTACATGCTGGACTTCGCCGGGTTCGTGGCGCTGATGGAGAGGGAGGGCGGCCAGGAGGAGGACCTGCGGAGGGCGTTCGAGGTGTTCAACGCCGTGGAGTCCGCGGGCAGGATCACGGCCAGGGGCCTGCAGAGGGTGCTCGCTCAGCTCGGAGACAAGCGTTCTGTCGCCGACTGCGAAGCCATGATTCGGGCCTACGACGTCGACGGCGACGGTGGCCTCGATTTCCACGAGTTCCAGAGGATGATGAGCTAA